TTCAACGAAAGAACCGCGATCGCGTGCGCCGTTTCACGTGAAAAAGCTGTGATTTCCAGTTATCCAGTTGGTAAATCGAGAAATTCTGAAAGCGAGTGTTTAGATCCGTACGAAAGCGTAAACCGCGATATTTGTGGAGCGGCGGCGGACGAACGAAGAAACGTACTCGTGTGCACGATGGACGCGTCGCAGGTTCGAGCAAAGGCAGGAATCCAGTTTAACTAGGAAACGTCGTTTGTCTGGACGATGGAAAATCAACGAACGAGGAGGAACCGCGGGACACTAATTTTCCGGGATTTACTCGTGGCTGGTTGCCGATAAAGGCGAACGCGCGGCCGCCATACTCCGTCCCGTCCCGTTTTCCGATACTGCAAAGTCTCCTTTCGCCAGGACAAAAAGTCGTCCCCGAGACGGAAACGTCGCGTCTCGTTTCGATCGTCTAGTTTCCGATGACACGGACgaagagaggagagagaaaCGCCAGAATTTGCCGGCAAAGCACGAGGAATCGGTATCCGGGTCACACCTCGAGATCGAGAGACGAGGAAAGCGGAGGGAAGGAAGATGAGGGAGGATTTGCAACGTTGACGGCAGAGGGAATCGGCCGAGACAGCCGACTGTCCTGATGTCTAATTTCGAGAGAGGATCCTGGCCAGACGACGCGACTAACGATAAGCCTTCGATCTAGCAACCATACGTAGCCGTAGGCGATCCGACAGCGAACGGGATCGGGGGAAACAATACGCTCGAAAATCGACCTCGTTCGATTTCATGCGTCCGCCTCGACAACTTTTCGTCGTCTTTTGTCTCCTTCTTCTCGTATCGTTTCGTTTATAGCGCTGCTTTCCGTCACATTCCCGTAGGTTTCGTAAGTTCGATAGGTAACGATAGGTCGCTAGTAAGTAACTAAAAACGCGCGGACCAATCTCATCGAGCACGGTCCACGATCACTACCTCCTTTGACGTACGTTCTTCGAGGTATTTTTCCTTGCGCGTATTCCATCGCGTATCTATAAATTTGCGAAGCGGTTTCCGATCGACGTTTATTTGTTTACGTGAATCGCGAGGCTGGATATTCCATGACTCGGCACGAGCCGCCACCTCTCGTGGCAACCTGCCGCGACCCGGGATTGCGAGTTCGCTTCGCGATTCCGCTTGTCGTCCGAACGCTCGACGTTGCAGCGTCCCAATCTCTTGGAAAACCTTCGAGCTGACGCGTCCTTAATCGAATTGTACGAGTGCTCGTAAAATTCGATCGGCAAATTTCTGTAACACGAGCGAAAAGCTGGCCTGTGCGATTTCCATTCGCTTACTGGCGTAATTTAAGTGGCAGCGCGACCCGGCTTTCTCGCTCTGCGTCTTAGGCAAATTTCATCAACGTTATTTCGCGTAATTTCCAGCTCTTTCGTGCAAAGCAAACACCGGCAGCGTCGGGAAATCATCGTTTCCGGAGGAACGAGCTACAACCACGAAATCTGCGTTTACAAAGGCAACACAGCCGGAATCAATCGCCTCGATGCTCGACGTTAAATATCTAATTAGCGAAATTAAGCTGTCAAGCGGCAATGATCGTGCCGCGAGGAAGGCAGGCGTACGTTATTCGGCTACCTGGCCGGGCCGTAACGAGGATACGCGTTAACCTGCTAGCCGAGTGTCGCGAACGTCCACctatatatgcatatacatatgcatatgcgTATATTTATTACGCgattatttctttattgtttattatttattatttattaggcGAGACGTTGAAATTCGAGCTGCGTGTTGGCGAAATTCCGCTACTTTGTCTCTTTATCAAGAAGAAAAATCTGTGACGCGTAAAAAGAAAAGAGCGTGTAAGAGTGATCTTGGCGGCAAGTTGCAAGCCCGGGATACGCGAACAGTAGATCCGTCGGGCGTTCGTAGACATAAAGTTGTTGGTCGTTTAGGAACCATAAATCTTCGCGCGAGTGAGGAAACTGGCCAATTTCCTACGCGTTACGATGAAATATCACAGAGTTGTCGAAAAGGCACCGGTTCCCCATGGATTAATAGAAATCCTCGACCGATCGAATTCTCTGGATCGAGCAGTCTCGTCTCTTTCCGATACGATTCGTACGAGTCGGTTGCACGCACCGCGTAGCTACGTCGAGAGAAATGGGAACCTTGTTGGACAGTGAAGGCagaaaggaggagaagagaCGAGACGAGGCAGCCGATATCGAGTATTTGCAAAGATCGCGGCATCGGGACGACCGCGTTGCTCGTTCCATTCGAATTTACCTCGTATCTACGCAGTGCGAAAACGATTACAGGCTATAACGGTGGTGTTCGAGTCAACGCGAAGACTATGAGTAGCAGTAAGGGTACCGAGCATGCCGTGAAAGCATCGAGAGAAAGTTCGTTTTCAATGGCAAACGCAAGATCGATCGTCGCAGCACGCACCgctctgaaacgttctaaagCAGTCGTTTAAATTCGAATTAGATAGGAGAATTCGGCTGGAGTGGCGAATCTAGTCTGTAATTTCGTTAGGGAGCGCCCGAAACCAACTAAACGTAACTTCTCGTTACGCGTGGCGAAGGATCGGCCTCCGCGGCTCTCGACAATTTCTCGACGCGGTCCCGACGTAGGGACGTAATCTCGCGTTACGCGACCTGCGTATGCGTCCACGGGTAATCGAACGGATACCCGTTTATTAGATCGGTCAAAGAGACGACGATGAATTCCCTACCTGTTGAAGAGGAGCAAATTAAATAAACTTGGAGCAAAGATCGTTGCAACTCCGGCTCCGAGAGTAATCCATTTTCTATGACCGAACGAACCGACCACGCGACGACCGAATTGCCGCCTGATTCTTTCGCCGTTCCCTTTATTTTTACCGCTTCTGCCTTTTCTTTCGGCCCACGGACAGACAGCCGGATCTCGGTGTACGTAACAGAGAAGAGTGGAACGAAGGGACGAAAGAAGGAAGCTAAATTGAATTCTAGGTTTCCCACTCGATTTAAGTTTCCTCTGGCAGTGTTTGCCCTCTCGAAGAATGGAGCATGTACGAAGGGGCAGAGAGGATCCGGTCGAGTCGGTTCTTTCGTCGGAATCGCGCATTTAAATCGACTGTTTAAGTCGGTTCTATACTAATTTCGTAATTCGTTTCGTAATTCATTTCCATACTTAACGCCGGGCCTGCCAACAAATTTCGAACAAACAGAAGTAGGAGGTGGGTGCGTGGACAAAGAAGGGTAAAGAAAGCGTGGGACGCGGTCGTATTCGCCGCGAGGCGACTATAATTAAATGAATACGCGGCTACGACGGTGTTTAGCTGTGACGTACAGCGATGGACTCGCGATAGACGCGATTCGATTCACCACCAACGCGACGGCATTGATATCTTGGATATCTCGAGGGATAGAAGTAAAAACGATGCTTTGTTGTCGGCTGCAGCAAAATGGCGGCGAATTGGATAACGGGCAGGTTACAAGTAGAATCGAAGAAATCAAAATCGGCGATATCTAGCAACGGCAAACTATAATATATCGGTACGTACGTAACGACGTAACGACGAAAGGGGCGCGGTTTCCTCTGCGCGAGGAAAACATTCAGCGGCTTTCCAAGTATCGTTTCGATTGCTTTGTAATATCGTAGCTACGATACGATCATCTTTTCGCTCGTCGAACGTTAATTTCGATACGAGAGAGATCGATAAAAGCGAGGAAAAGAGAAGCGGGCCGGACCGCCGAGAGGAGAGACGAACGTCGATTCGATTGTCTGGCTGGCGAGCTTTCCAACGATTCAATCGTACAAGTTGCTACGGACTGCGAGCACGTGGATGACTCTGCGAATATCGATTTCGGCAAAAATTGCTGTCCTAGGCGATCGCGTAGCGCGCTATCCCCGAGTTCTTACGGTCGTCGTTGCTTTCGAGACTAAAACGCGGTAAAGTAAAGCGCAGTTGTCCAGCTGCTGTACGAGCGAAAATCGACTCGCTTCTTGCGACGTCTTCGAACGGCCTTGCAGCTCGTACGACCTTCGTTAAATTCGCATTAGCCTTCGTTTGACCAACTTTGCCAACTTTTAAGTACTCGGAATGATTTGCAATCCGTCGTGTAGGTTGGAAACGAGCCGAACCGTCTCGGTTGAAGAAAGGGTGCTAACGGAGTCGAAGAGTGCCAGGCGGAGGCGTAAGAACGAAGGCAAAGAGGATAGGAATAAAGGAGGAAAAAACAGAAAAGGGAGGGAAGAGAGGATGAAAAAAGAGATACTACATAGAGGAGGGAGAAAGGAGGGGCGGTTAATTTATCACGAGACTCTTGAAGTTTTGCCGGTCCAACAAAGGCGGCCGCGAGTAAAGTTTCCCCCAAGCGATGTTTCACGGTAGCGGGATAAGAAAATTCGAACGGTTCTTCGCGGCCAAAATAAAAGTCGTGTCCTGCCCCGGTTGGACAAGACGAAGAGGGGTAGGTCTATTTACGGGATCTCCGCTCTCTTCGTAATAGCTCGACCCTGCTCTTACACGGCAATCCCATTCCACGActgtcaaatattttattttccggCTGTTAGCCTGCGTTAACCGGCGATAACACGGCCCGTGAGGGTCGATCGTGTTTCCTCTAAACGGAAGCTCGCACGTCTAAATATTCGTTGCGAAAATTCACCTAGGCGCACGATTTCGCTGTACCGTCCGTAACCTCGATACTTTTACGATGACACACAGTTTGCTGTTCGGGTGTCGCTTTGTCTCGCGAACCAACCAACGGCCAAAGAAAGACTCGACGAGCGTCTAATTAAAATAAACGCGAAGCTACTTAAAAAGCGGCGATCCAACAAAGCGGAAGAGAAGGATAGATCCAGGATGACGAGAGTGGAAAGGAAAGAGAGTGGAAATGGAACGAGATgtcgataaataaaatattattctctCGGATTCTTTGACGGCAGATACTCGACGCAGAGAGAGAAAATCAACGAGTACATAATTATCCGATTCCAGATTTGCGAATCGGCGCAACTCCATCGCAACCTGATAATTCCCTCTGCCCGAGTAAACTCGTTTCGACTTTGAATCTCCGTTGCTTGCTGTTTGTTCCGTTTCGTTCCTTTGTTGGTTCCGTGCGGTTCGAGTTCGTCGCGAGAAAAATTGGTCGAATCGGAGGCGGATCGTCTGGAAATTGAAACAGGTACGTGGAAGAAGAAAGTAACCCTTGCGAGGAATATCGGGGACGAAGGTCTCGAGAGGAAGAAAGACGAAAGAAGAGACGTTGAGCGATAATCCCGTAGCGCGCGATTAATTTATCGGCAGGCTGTTTGTAAACGAACGAAAGATTGGAGGAGAGGGCGCGGTTCCTTGCCCTTTCGAGAGCTTGGCAAAGGGGAAACCGATGCAAACGAGAAATTGTTTTCAAAGTCGTGAAAGAATTATGGCGTGTGTATAGCGGCTGGCATATTTCGCGGCCGGACAGCGTCAGGAAATTAAGCGAACGGTCTCAAGGGCGGCGTTTTCGGACTCAAAACTTGGCTCGGCAAACTTTTCCCGCTATTCCGGCTAAATTTATCGGTTCGCGGCTACGAATAAATTATCGGTAACCGTGACTACCGTACAAACGTCGCGGAACTTGTACTTTGGACAAATCCCTTATCGGGATCGCGATCGCGATCCTCCTGCCTTTCTTGAAATATTCAACGGATACCGTGCCGTCGCGCGCGACTCCGCCCCCGCTCGATTCTCCACCTTCGTGTAACTTTCACGATGCTTGTTCGCCAACTAACGAGCCGAAACTACTTAGGTAAGTGGTCGTTTCGGTTAGCTCGAGAAAAAATTCCAGCCGACAACGAGAGAGCTAATAACGGCCGAGTTaattcaatttttccgacaaaAAGACCGGAGGAATTTCACGACTATCGAACCACTCGAGCGTGTCGTCTTCCGACTAAACGTACGGAAAGGACTTAGGTGGGGCCAGGTGTGCGATCGGAACGAAACTTTCGTCGGGAACGGAAGACCTGATCGTCCGGTTCCTCCAAGGAAATACCGACGACGAACGTCGAAAATCGATGTTGCTTTATGGGCCGAACGACAAGATAAACGATCGTTGTTCGACGTTAAACTAAGCGATAATGTAATTCGCTGGAAAAATGTATATCTACGTTCTATGCGATTTACCTCGGTGTAACGTATAAGCTGTGTATTCTTACCAAGTTTATTCCTTGATAAAACCGAAAGGTCAAAATATATACTACGTATTTTGCGTAGGACGCGACGTCCTCCTATTTCAGTCGACGTCTTTCGACCAAGATGCTTTCACGCGACACGCACAATGCGCTGGCAAAAATTTCCAATGGGATCAAAGCGACCGACATACTCGAAACGAAATTGCGACGGAATCTGGAAGAAACGAGTCGCTCGTCTCGTGCATACGGAAGCGGAGATGCCGCGTAAAAGGAATAGAACGTTCCACTTTTCCTTCTATAGACCTTCCACGGATGATTGTAAAGTTGCCGGAGCGTTTACGACTCGCGACCAAGTTAGCGTCGGTTGGCCGTCGTTGTCTCGTGGAAAAATCGCGATTCGATATTCGATAACGAGAAGGAACGTGGCAGGCGGTACGGTTTGGTGAGAACTTTCGTGCGAACGGCAAAAGGAGCGAGCGCGTAGAGCGCGTAGACCGCGTACGAATCTGCGTCGGATCGGGTCGATCCGATAAATTTTTTTCCAATTTCGCGTTAAATCCGCCGGTTTACGTTTCGTTCGCCGACCGTGAAAGCGGCTTGATTATTTCGAACGCGAAACAATCGGCCGTGACGGAACTGCGAGGGGAATGGAAGGGAACGAGGCTGAAACGGGAGGAACGATGCGAAAGGCGCGAGCTGCGTAAAAGCGCGACGTGCCTGGCGAATTCTCCTTTGTTTTCCAAGCGCTTGTCTTTTCAACCAAACGAACAAATCCTCCGAGacccgctctctctctctctcttcgggTTTTCTCGTTCGTCTCGCGGCTACCGACGAATCAGACTCGCCGTGCTTTCGCGTGGAAAGGTATTCTTCTACTCAGGCTGCTCGCTTCTTCTCTTTTGATTCTACGCAAATGCAACctttattttgcaatcttttAACCGAGTACAGAATTTAAAAAACGACGTAGCCGATTTATCAACGGAGGTGTCGACGAATCGTCTTCGAAGGCTACTTGGGCGTCTTCTACATCGCGAACCGCTTAGTGTAAATCGATTCCACGTTCTTGCGCCTGATCCTGGAATTTCAGCTTGTACTCGCCAGTCGGGTCGTACTTCTTCGACAGACGTTCCCAGATCGGTGGTCGCTGAAACACAAACATCGAGATCGTTTCGTTGGAAAATTAATTAGTTCCGTTTAACGACAAACGCCGAGTTCCTGTAATTTCGGAGCTACGTAATTTCAGCGATCGGAAGTGCGCGCGTTGCGTTGCACGAAACGACAGGCGGCGGAAGAGGAGAGCGCCGCGCTATACATCCGCCGTGACAAAAGGGACAAGGATAGAGACGCGTAACCGTGACATCGTGATTTTTCAAGTGATTTCAAGTACGTCGACCGTGCTACTTTTTCTATTCGTCTTCTATTCTagcgaaattaattaattacgagGCTCTGTTAACGAAGCGTAAAAACAAGAACGTCGACAAAATGAAGCGGTATTCGCGAGTCGGATTAAAAGTTAGCGACAAAGATAAGGCCGCGAGAGTTAAATCGTTCGTTGTCGACTTTTGTAAACCAGAAGCATTCCCGCTCGAAAGTCTCCGCTCCTTTCTCACCTTCTACCAACTCTTTAAAGATTCACCGCCAACTATAATTAGAACGTCGACAACGAGAGATTCGCAACTTGCTCGGCTGTACTTTCCCTTCGACATCCGCGACTCACTCGCATCCGCCCATTGCCGATCGCGCGCACAGCGCCCACCATTATAATACCGTAATCGGCGGAAAAATGCACGGAAAACCGACGAAACAAGGAAGATACGAGGGGACAAAGTTCGCAGGATGGAACGCGACCAAGTTGGACGCGGAGCGAGTTAACcggcttaaaaaaaaaaaaaagaccgGAAAAGTCGGAGCCAGGGTAAACGATTATCGGTCGAAGAGACGCAAGATCTCGGCAGGATAGAGAACGACCGAAACGAGGAAAACCGAAGGGCAAAGGTGATTCGTACGGTGGATCGTTCGCGAGGATACGAAGATCGAAACTGTGACGTCCGGTGAAAGGGGAACCGGTTCTACGACATTCGGAAGCGAGGACAAATCGATATCGCGTCTCTATGCGACAGGTGACCGGTGCGTTTGCGTTCGATCAGCGGCGGAAGGGTGACGGTGAACGTACCTTGTTGATCAGGAACCGGATCACCTTCTCGCTGCCCTCTCTCTGCTTTTCGCTGCACTTTTCGCAATTATTCTCCAAAGCGTCCGGCA
This portion of the Bombus affinis isolate iyBomAffi1 chromosome 1, iyBomAffi1.2, whole genome shotgun sequence genome encodes:
- the LOC126918905 gene encoding ejaculatory bulb-specific protein 3 isoform X2, which gives rise to MKVALVFLAMLVCTMADKYTTKYDNIDLDSILNSDRLLNNYVNCLLDAGNCTPDGKELKKSLPDALENNCEKCSEKQREGSEKVIRFLINKRPPIWERLSKKYDPTGEYKLKFQDQAQERGIDLH
- the LOC126918905 gene encoding ejaculatory bulb-specific protein 3 isoform X1 is translated as MNALQVALVFLAMLVCTMADKYTTKYDNIDLDSILNSDRLLNNYVNCLLDAGNCTPDGKELKKSLPDALENNCEKCSEKQREGSEKVIRFLINKRPPIWERLSKKYDPTGEYKLKFQDQAQERGIDLH